CGAATGTGGTCTGGTGTGTGTTGCCAACGTCTGCACCAGAACCAGCTCAGCACGGATGTCAATTGGTTctggttcacacacacacacacacacacacacacacacacacacacacacacacacacacacacacacacacacacacacacacacacacacacacacacacacacacacacacacacacacacacacacacacacacacacacacacacacacacacacacacacacacacacacacacacacacacacaccaccatcaccaccatcaccaccaccaccaactacCACCAACTACCACCaactaccaccatcatcaccccATGTGAAAAACggataaaacataaatgatTTGAAAAAACGTGCGCGGGACCCCGTGGTTGTGTGGTGGTAGTTACTGGTCCTTCCggtcacgcacacacacacacacagacctcATCCACATCCCCTTAACACGTGGCATAGCCTGCGAGGCGAAGAATGGGGGAACCCTGGAAGAGGAGGAGAACGAGGCGAAAACGATTAAAGCGAAGCGTTTGTGGGTTCTCTCCCCAGTCCagtcgctgctgccgttgttgtgcGCCGGCCAATATGCAACCACCGGGGAGAGGGAAAAAGGATAAGGAAATTGCTTCATGGTCGGTTCGGTGCGCGTCATCACACACTCCCCCGTGCTTTCCCGCGGTTGACGCGCGCTGTCCCCAAGCAAATCCGACACACtagctcctgctgctgcttctcccACAGGCGCGCGCGAAGCATTTGAGAACGCGCCCACCAGTAGCTGCAGAATCGTTGACTGGTGCAGAGGACAATCGTTGCCGTGTGTCGTGTGTCCTTATCGTCTGTCGCGTTTTACGGTCAACCAGGGTGCTCAGCGGAAGGGGTTTGTATCGGGTGAGAGAAAATTGATGATGTGTGTTGGCTCTCGGTTCGATCCGTGCCGGGTGGGAACGAATGCGCAGATAGTGGATAGAACAGAGgagacaacacacacatacgcctctTGTGAGTCATAATCTGAATACGGTGAAAacggcgtcgtcgtcgtagctAGTTTTGGTGGGTGGACCAATTTGTGATCGATTTGTGGTCTGACGGCAGACAGCCTTCAATCTTGAAATAGCCCGTTTCGATATTGTTGCTACACAGTGGAAGGATTGTGGTGAATCAGCGTGATATGGGCAATTTTGTTGAATTCGGGTCAGGTGGAAAACACAAATGCAGAGGATACATTACTACATATAAGTTGTGATGGctaggagcagcagcagcagtgtagtGGAGTCCGACAGCAAAAGATTGGTGGTTTGCTAACAAGCCACCTTTTGCTACAATCAACTCCAATTTTACGGATCAAGAAAGGAAACTTCACAAGAAGTGTGTGCTTCTTGTTGTCTGGAGCCAAATCCGTTACATCAAGTGGGGTCTCCAGACTGTAGCTTTGAAAATGTTAGGAACTAACACTGCTTTGCTTTGAACTAGCTTTGTGCCTCATGAATTAtgcgttgagattcattcataagAATCTTCAGAAATTAGTTTCACTTCTACCTCGAATCGATCTCTGAACCTTCCGCAAATATTTTtgtagattcatgaatctctgaATGTTGTTGAATCTCataaatctttcgagatttcTAGATAATTTTTGCGTGATTAATGAAACCTTAGACAATTCACGAATCTATCGATCCGAGATCTCAGATTGATTTAATCATATAAAAGATTGATTAAGGTTCATGAATCAAAAAATTTGAAGTTTTGAAGTCCAAAGGTTTGAAGTGGTTGAAGGATGATGAAACCGCATCTCGTATAATAGCCACCTTGATTGACTTGCAGTTGAGGTTGTAAGTTCTTCGGCACTGGTTCggttcgtgtttgtgtgtgtgttacatcTGGGGGATATTGCATTACAGTATACTTTATTGGGGGAAAACAATCACCTCCTCCCATGTGTGCCATctccacaaaaacacaacatgcGACACTGTCAATGAGTCAATGAGAGGGACACTTGGGGTGGCAGTCTCTTATCCTttagcaaaagcaaacgagcacacacgcacactcacacatagaacacacacacaagaacacaCTTGTGCCCGTCCTACGCTCGCAGCCATCCGACGAGCGTGTCGCTGGCCGTACCGTCGCACTGCAGCGAGTCGGGCGAACCGTCCGCGAACTTGGCCATGCTCTCGACCAGCCGGTCAAAGCTGAGACCGTGCGTGTTGAGCGCGTTGTTGATCGTGTTCATCGCGTAGAACTTGGCCCCACTCAGCAGCCGGCTCAGGTACTCGATCTTCAGCTTGCCACCGTTGAACAGCTCCACCAGTATCGGGAGCGATTTGCCGATCGCCTTGTTCCAGATCTTGCTCAGCTTGGCGCTCTTCGGGAAGAGCGAGGCAATCTTTACCTGGCACAGTGAGGAAAGGGAGGAGAGATGAGTATGTCTGGGTGTTTGACAGAGAgaattttggtaaattaccttcGCATCTTCGAGCAGAATCGAACCGCCGAGCTCGGTCACGTACAGCAGGTCGTCCTTTTCCTCGTACTGCGCATCCAGCCGGACGGTGACGTTGCGCAGCTGGACGTACGACGTACCGTTCGCACCGTTCAGCGAGGTGTGCGCGAACGCGGTCACGTTCGGGAAGGAGAGCGGCACGGTGGCGGACGTACGGGTGAACCGCGTCCGGGACGGGTCCCAGGTGAAATCGTTCAGCCCGTACACGGTAAAGTTGGACGCTACCACATTGATTCTGGGGCGATGAGTGGGATATAGGTATTAGCAATAATGTTGGGTGTAACTGatttagattcatgaatttcaaTGAATCTTGGAAATGATTGAATGAAGTCGAATGTCGGATTGAAAGATTCATCAATCTCAAAGATTCATGGATCTCGAAAGAACCTTGGGGCTGAACTCacgatgggcatgttaagccATAAGAGTATACCACGGGAGCACCCCAAATTCAATATTCAAATCATTAATTtctatgaatctttggagatttatgCTTCTTTATGGGTCTGCAAATCTTTGGAAATTCATGAATGATAATCAGATCAGATAATGAATAACCTCTAAAGATTTTTGAATCGTCAGAGATTTAAGAAActttggagatttatgaatcttcaTGGATCTgtaaatctttgaagattcatgaatcataATCAGATCAGATCAGATCAGGTAATGAAAATTCTTGAATTTTCAGAAATTCTTGAATCCTCAGATAtctatgaatctttggagatttatgaatcttcaTGGATCTGTAAATtattggagattcatgaatcataTTCAGATCACATCAGATGATCATTAACATCTAAAGATTCTTGAATATTCAGTGTTTCTTGAATCCTTAGAGATCTATGCATCTTtcgagatttatgaatcttcaTGGGTCTGTAAAgctttggagattcatgaatcataATCAGATCAGATCAGATAAGCATTAACCTCTAAAGATTCTTGAATCGTCAGAGATTCTTGAATCCTCAAATACCTATGAATCTTCATGGATCTgagaatctttggagattcaaTAATCTTTAGATGGAGATTCGAGATTTGAATTGCTGATGGTTCATATAAATGAATcgcaacgaaagattcatgaagcAGAACATGAGTTAGTACAGCCAACACAACAGCAGGAGTAGCCTGTACTGATCAGGGCCGTTACTTACTTTTTAAGCGAAAGCAGATCAAACGACGTCTTGAGGGTGTAGCTTAGCTTGAGCGGTACGAGCGACGGGATGCCGA
The Anopheles arabiensis isolate DONGOLA chromosome X, AaraD3, whole genome shotgun sequence DNA segment above includes these coding regions:
- the LOC120906041 gene encoding uncharacterized protein LOC120906041 — translated: MQRASVLLSLLLLVVVGRVATEADPESQGQTVSVPPAAQSLTDPLPFDEPTVERFFTAVKSQLRCGYPMFGIPSLVPLKLSYTLKTSFDLLSLKKINVVASNFTVYGLNDFTWDPSRTRFTRTSATVPLSFPNVTAFAHTSLNGANGTSYVQLRNVTVRLDAQYEEKDDLLYVTELGGSILLEDAKVKIASLFPKSAKLSKIWNKAIGKSLPILVELFNGGKLKIEYLSRLLSGAKFYAMNTINNALNTHGLSFDRLVESMAKFADGSPDSLQCDGTASDTLVGWLRA